The following nucleotide sequence is from Alteromonas sp. V450.
CAAACCCAAGCCCGTTGAGAAAGAATCGTCTATTTTTGACTGGTTCGGCGATAAGAGTGAACCGGAAACGCCCATTACAAATCCTGATACAGCAAACTCCGTAAAAGATAAAATTAAACAAAGTAGCATTGATATAGGATTAACACTGTTTAGCAGCGCTCCCTTTCTCCTAGCACAAGTGCTCGGCTGTATAGTATTAATCTTTTTCCTATTAGTGTTCGGCCCTACTCTGTTTCATGTTTTCATAAGAGATTTCCCAGTAGTTACCGATAAAAGGCGAGCACTGGTGTTGGTCGAGCAAATTCAGCAAGAACTCTCTTCATATATCGTCACAATCAGTATCATTAACGCCGGTTTAGGTCTGGCTACTGCTGGCGCATTTTACTATCTAAAGATTGAAGATGCGCTTTTATGGGGAGCGCTTGTTGCTTTAATGAATTTTGTACCTTATTTGGGAGGCATTGCTAGCTGCATTGTCTTGCTAGTTGTGGGGCTCGTCCAATTTGGACTTGTGAGTGGTGCATTTTTACCAGCCGGTGTCTTTCTGATTTTGAATATTATTGAATCTCAGTTGATCACCCCAGCCGTCTTGGGGCGAAGTATGCAGCTTAACCCACTGATTATAATAATTTGGATAGCCATCACAGGCTGGCTATGGGGCGTAGTGGGTGTTTTACTCGCAGTTCCCATATTGATGTGTATTAAGATCATTCTCGAAAATTTAGGTATTTTTAGCCATTGGATAAGGCTTCTTGAATCGAAATAGTGATTTAGTATTAACACAGTCAACATTTTGAAACATGCTTATGGCTTTAACACTGCATTTTGGAGCACCTTGTGCAGTTCAAAATCTACTGTGCCGTTTTCAAGTTTTTAAAGTTTTGCCGCATGATCTGCTTATATAAGAATTACCTCAGTATTTTTCGCGCTATCCCACAATAAAATTTCGCTTTGTTATGCGCTACTGCGTAGGTTTGTGATGACTTGATGACTGCCGTTGACACTTTGTGCACGCCAAAACAGTTTTTGAACATCAACAAGGTATTCAACATGAAACGGCTTAGATCCTAAGTACCAACACGCTTATTCATTACAAGCAAAGTGATTAATTGCACTACTTCTTATCTAAACATTTTACCTCTGATCCTCCAATTTAAACTTGTCGCTATACCTCGACGCGTGCGCGTAACGTTTTTCCCACCTATCAGTTAAATTGCTAGGTTATCAATCAAAAGTCAGAGAAAAATCAATTTTTTCTCAAGAATAACCTGTTGGTTTAGTTCACTTTTAGCATCCGTAGACGACGCATTTCTACCTTCGATTTACAATTCAACACGTTTTAAAAAAGGAATTAAAATGAACACTTCTCTTTTCATTACTAAAGCAAAAAAATTTGCCTGTATTGGCGCGTTAAGTTTTATGTGCTCAATGAGTTTCTCTGGCATTCAAGCTCAAGAGTTAAACAATGAGTTTGTCACTACTTTTGTTAACGATCAGGAGCATTTTGTTGGGTACCCTTACTCAAAGAAACATTCATCTAAAAATAACCTTGTCGGAGCATGGCGCATTTATGTATCGCCAGATGGTACTCCCGAAGAATTCGTAAACTACAACATCTTCCATCATGACCAAACAATTGTTGGTTTTGATACAGACGGTAAAGGTGCAGTTGGGGCCTATCGGCGTAAAGGCAAAAAACGATATGTCGGTGAATTTAGCGGCCCATGTGGATGCGAGGGCTTCCCACAAGGTACCTATAATCAAGTTAGTTTCGACGCAAACTACTCAAGGAGAACACAGGAATTATCTGGCCGATTCATAACGAGGATCATAGCACCCGATGGTGCTGAATTAGCCGTATTTCAGGGTTCTATCAGAGGTGAAAAATTAGGGATTGACCCTGCTAACCTTCCTTAAATGACGGACATGGGCTTCTTTGTGTTTCTATAGAAGCCCATTAGGCCTCGGTATACTCGTTGCGATATCGTCGTGTGTATCTAATGTAATCCACCAACTTGGCCAGCATGCGTTCAACTTTTACTCATAATGACGTTACAGTAACGTTGCTAAACCCTTGGCCGAACCACATGAAACTCGAATTCTACTGTCCCTTTGCGCAAAGCGTTGAGTTTTTCATTGTATTCAGGTGACAATAAGAATTGCTCAAAGCGTGTTGCATCATCCCACTCGATAATCACAATTTGTTGGGGTGCTACGGCATAAGGATTGTGATCACTTAAGGTTATGTTTTGCGTTTTTGAGATGACTTTTCCTCCCACTTCGCTGAGTGCCTCGGTAAGGTAATCGATATACGCATAGTAATCATTGGGTGATTGAGGGTTTACCCACGCCAACGAAACTGTATAAGTTTTATTGTTGAAGAAAGTAAGCGTAGTTGGCTTTAAAACCTCATAATCGAACAACTTCAGTGCTACCCAAGCTTCCCTTCTTAGCGACTTCACATCGTTAAATAGTGGTAACGCTTGAAACGACTTTTGGGCTTTGAGCGAAGACCACTGGCTCACAACAAAAACATTAGGACTGAACCGTCCCATAAGTGTTTTTTCGACAACAAGTACACCATTTTGCGTATACCCGTGCTCTCTGGCAGTTTTAGCCCCTAATTCAAAGTATTTGTCACGCAGCGGGCGCTTTTCAGCTTCGGTCACCGGAG
It contains:
- a CDS encoding AI-2E family transporter codes for the protein MDNAGSINEKQKKNLTGAYPKIAKQTKLLNTLVIFAFIYTMYLAKSLLIPLFFSAFVALLLSPLVAIARKVYVPRTISAGALIALLVAPFTLLTVQLAEPAERWLYSLPKIAAEVTEEIEEISSNIDAYTSPPKPKPVEKESSIFDWFGDKSEPETPITNPDTANSVKDKIKQSSIDIGLTLFSSAPFLLAQVLGCIVLIFFLLVFGPTLFHVFIRDFPVVTDKRRALVLVEQIQQELSSYIVTISIINAGLGLATAGAFYYLKIEDALLWGALVALMNFVPYLGGIASCIVLLVVGLVQFGLVSGAFLPAGVFLILNIIESQLITPAVLGRSMQLNPLIIIIWIAITGWLWGVVGVLLAVPILMCIKIILENLGIFSHWIRLLESK
- a CDS encoding DUF1330 domain-containing protein, with protein sequence MALNFGLLSVLFASPAIANENEEVLSVHFNPGAVMQLIAPVTEAEKRPLRDKYFELGAKTAREHGYTQNGVLVVEKTLMGRFSPNVFVVSQWSSLKAQKSFQALPLFNDVKSLRREAWVALKLFDYEVLKPTTLTFFNNKTYTVSLAWVNPQSPNDYYAYIDYLTEALSEVGGKVISKTQNITLSDHNPYAVAPQQIVIIEWDDATRFEQFLLSPEYNEKLNALRKGTVEFEFHVVRPRV